tcaacaacaacaaatcaCTCATACTATTCTGGAAATCTTGAGGATGACTGCATTACATTATGAGACAAATCTCAACTGCTATCAGAATGTTCTTACTTATGTTGCTGGACCAACTTAGGATAAGCTGGTGAAGATGGAAAAAATAAACTAGAATATGCCTAAATATGGATAGTGAAGTCTTACTTGGAGGACATGGAACATACTGAATATGGAACCACCACCCACTATacctatggaaaaaaaaagaaataatagcaAGATGTGGCAGTTTGATAACTGATATAGAACAAAGTCCTTGCCAGAAATACAGTTTGAAGGATATGGGGTGAGTGATAGAGACAGAGAGTGTGAGGGAGTATGGATGTCACAATGCATAGATCTGGTGCTTCACATGGGCACCCTAGCACTCATTAGGAATAGAGACCAGTAGCTCTTGCATTACACATTACACGTGATGAAGATCTTTTGTGGTTTGTCCTGAGAAAAGCTACTACCCCTGGTTACAGAGTGAATTCCCTGTAAACCGCCTACCTAGGCAAATAGTGTATTGGAATCGAAGATGCCTTGATCTAAGGATTATGGACAATCTCATTAATTTAGACAGTTTGTGAGGCTGTGTATCAAATATAGTGGCCAGGAACACAGGGTGCCCCAGGAAACTCTCTTGTCTCTTATGTCTCTATAATATCAGTTTTATGTACAACTCCAATTGATGTTACCTGCAAAAGAAAGGAGGTGGAGGATTTTTGTTATGTGATGCAGGGAACACCATCTGAAACTGAACATCAACAAGACAAATTAGTTTGCAATGGACTTCTGGCATGCCAAGGAGCTCCTGAGATCAGGCACTATAATGGGAGAGGAGGGGAATATGGTGCAGACATGGAGATCCATCTGAACAATATACTAGAttagaaaaataacacaaatctAATGTATCGAAAAAGGACCAAAACAGGCTTTTGTTTCTGTGGAGATTCAGGACCACATGCGAAAAATTGTTGGAAATATTATACCAGTCCATACTGACCAGTGTACCATTTTATTTCAGAGTTTGTTGAACGAATAACAATAGTTTTGgaaatacacaatatctgaataaACAGATCAGAAAGGCTAGCTGTATTAAAGGGCAGACCCTAAACTCAGTGAAAGCAGAGAGGAAAAGGAGGATTGTTGTGATTATCCTGCCACCAGATATAAAAATTAAGGCTAGCCTCCTAAAATCTAGGGTTTAAAATTGGTTTTCTTTCCAAGCTTTGGGTAGGCTGTGGCcaaaacagacacaaaaatggaaatgcccagggaaaaaaaaatcttataatcactgtgaaagccttttataagaatggtgatagtgtgactgctgtgcaaagggaatttcagcatcattaccagttaggCCGTCATGATCATGTCCCATCTGCTTATGTGATTACAAGATGGGTGCGTAACTTCGAAGAAActggttcagccttaaaaaagatgTCCTCAGGTGGAGCCACTTTGCATACTGCCCGACAATCGATGGAATTGTTTGGAAGGTACGTCATTTCATACAACATTCCATGGCCTcagagatccccagatctcactgtttgtgattttttatgTGGGGACAACTTAATAGCCAAGTGTACCACACACATCTATAAACTATATAGGCACTGAATTATATTATTCTTTAGGGATTTGAAATTTTtgctaatctctacttttctctgctttcttttccaatTTTTCAGTGGTGCCATTTTGTGCCACCAGCACCTGAATAAGGCATTGTCCAGCTGcctgtgatgctggaatgaaggcAGGCACCTGACTGCATTGAATCATCTCATacgaagcctggaaacaatgaggaatgatttAAGCACATTTTTGTTAAGTATGATACCCAGTGGGGGATGGACGGTTTTTTGGTCTTGGAACCCatgcagggttttttttcccagctggtgttgttttttttttctttttctgtactcCTAGCCATCTGACTTTATCACTAgattcatctttagagactttcaaTATGATATTGCACATAAGGATGCTGCTcttctactaataataatacagtatatgaactatatgttttatttttgtaacttattcatttttagtcatttttagTCTTACCTAATCttacttcttttttctcttcttgtacCTTTCTATTTGATGTCTACTAAAGCAATTTGAGTTACATCTTTGGTattaaatgtgcaatataaataaaactaaataaacataTGTTGTTGATAATCACCCACAAAACTGgagcaagaaaagtaaaaaaactgaaaattcaaaCAATACTTACTAAGCAATGTTCACTGAACAACTTTCAGTGCTGATGTGGATGATCTGACCATCTGCAAGTAAAATTTAGACTGGGGGTCATCTTCCAGCTGAACGTCATAGTTTCCCAACCCCAGAAACTCTAGCTTAAAGAGACAGGGCACAAAGctaaacatccattatccaacccactatatcctaactacaggtcacgggggtctgctatagccaatcccagccaacacagggcgcaaggcaggaaacaaaccccgggcagggcgccagcccactgcaataaCTAAACATGCTAATGCAAAATAGAAAATGCACAcgtaataattaataaacaaaataatactcataaaatacagaaaacatatacacaataaagatatttcaataacaagaaaaagaacacaataaataaaaaatattggatAAATTATGATAAAGATGACAGAGGCCAATATTGTTTACACTGTTTTGAATTTCCCGTTAGGGACCAATAAACCATAATCTGTTTTGAGTAAAACAAAGAAAGCAGGAAAAACATGTCATTTGAATGTATGGTTAAAGGAGATATCatcctgggattaataaaatatatatgtattacaaTGTTCTTTACTTTTTGAGTCTTCCTTTATATGTTCTACTTTTTTTTAGTAAGCCATTTATTCTTGGTTTGCCCTGTTAATACAAGTCAAGGGATTACAGTACATCCTTCCTCTTGTGgggcttttgttatatttttgtgatatttagaGTTGTTTTGACAGCCCCCGATTTTTGTGTCTCCTTTAACTTGAGCCAGAAAGTTGCATTAGGGACCTGGCTAAGTTTAGGTGAACCACAGTGGGGAAGACCTGTTAAGATTTTGTTAGGTGTAAAAGTCAAAATCCACGCAGATATTCTTTCACTGTGCTAGAAAAGGATGGAAAGGACAGCAGTAACCCTTCCTTTGCTCTGTTCATTAACACCCATGCCTTTTGGATCACTGCTGTTATTTAGGCATTAAAGGCAAACTGTCATAACCAAAGCACTTGTTAAAAACAAATTTAGtcttacacatataaatatattataaagagAAGATCTGAGCTCAATATTAGAGTCAAGCTCAAGTCCAAACTGTTATTTGTAAGTCAGTTtgtaagtttaaattattttttatgtcttttttattaatttatttttattgttaatgacattttttatgtttactgtttatatatctatgcttttttttcacttttgtcaattgtttgttttctatgtatggATCTATTTTATGCCAATACACTTGTGTGTTATAGGAGGTACCCCAAGAGGCAGGTATATAAAGTCTCCTTGGAATTGCACTCCCTCTATGGTACATTTGTATGCTcttgttagtttttaaatatcTTCTTTTACTATTGCTTATTCTTTGGATGTACAGGCTTTTAGATAatttattgttctgtttttggtttatgatttttGGATCATGTATTGGGACTTTGCTTACTAATGCCTTTTGCCAACCCCTTTGTGCCtctttttactgttttgagtGTGTCCTTGTTTTTCTTGCTATTTCTGTGAATAAACGTTTTTATAAAGAGTTTTAATTGCCTTGCTCTATACCAgtgtttctcaattattttctgtcatgcccccctaggaagaagaaaacatctcgcgccccccgcacgactataaatagtatcatttgtctataaaattgttataagtacacctctgcataacactgtatccttattaacgtataagagaataaaaaaagaaagaaatatggaccaatttacaacaaagaatagctttattaaaatgtaacagaaaagatttaaagtgcattctaaattcaaaaaaaatttaatcctTAATTAAACTATAAACATTTTTTGATTGACCATGTCAAACTATatgatactgaaaaaaaaatacataaaatcaataaataataatgcattcaAACTGATCACCAACATTTACTCAGgagcacaatattaaaaaaactttaacctgcaaaacaaaaatatataaaataatttgagcTGATTTTTTGATCAGAGATGATGTCTGGATTAATGGCTACAATGAGCACGTTTTGCAATGCACAGCTTTTCGAAGCGGGGTTTGAAGCAGGATACAGCAACTCTCAGCTCCTTCTCAATGTGTAGCCGGGACCTGTATTTGCTTTTCAGAGCAGCAACAGCAGAGAAGCCAGTCTCACACAAGTAAGAAGTTGCAAATGGAAGAAGAATGTGCACAGCTCTTTGTCCTAAGAGTGGATATTGCTTCTCCACATTCAGCCAGAATTCACTCAGTGTCTGGGATGTGAAACTTAGTCTCAATCTGGAGTCAGATGTGATTTCTATGAACTGCTCCTTCTCTGCAAGGCTAAAACCATTTGGAGCTGGTGCATTAAAAGGATCTCTCACCCAGTCATACTGGGAACTGTTTTTAGGGAAGTACTTTGTAAAGAATCCTATCAGTGATGAAATATGCTGCTTAAAATATGGAATCACTGAGGTGACATCATAGTCAGTAGTGTCAACAAATTCCTGCAAGTTCTCAAATGACACAGTATTTCCTTCATCAAGTCGCCTGCCCCACATTGCAAGCTTTCGAGTGAAAGAGTTGATCTTGTCAGGGATCTGAGGGAGGTGTTGATTTTTACCTTGAAGCTGTAGATTTAGTTCATTGAGCTTTCCAAATATGTCACTCAGGTAAGCAAGTTTCATCAGAAAGTTCTCATCACTAAATTTTCTTGCAACTTCATACTTGTGCTCCTGCTCCAAAAACATTCTTATCTCTTCTCTGAGCTCAAAAACTCGGGATAACACTTTTCCTCGTGACAGCCACCTTGCTTCACTGTGAAACAGCACAGCTTGATGTTCAGCTCCCATCTCCTCACAGATAACAGAGAAAACTCTTGTTTTTAGTGGTCTGATCTTTATTAAATTGACTACTTCTACAATGTCAGTCATAACCTCACTTAATTCAGAGGAAAGGTGCCTTGATGCCAGTGCCTCTCTATGTAAAATACAGTGTGTCCACTCAGCATTAGGTGAAGCCTTCTTTATGAGAGTCCGAAGTCCTTTTCTCATCCCTGCCATGGTCTGTGCACCATCACTGCAAACACCAATGCAGTTCTCCCACTTTAGCCCATTCTCAGTCAGGAAGCAGTCTAGCATTTTGAATAGCTCTTCGGCTGTGGCTCTGTCTCtgatatatttacaaaaaagtagATCCTCACACAGggaatttgtcatttcaaaacGTACATAAGCAATAAACAAACAGTCTTTGTTGCTGTCAATTGCTTCATCAAATTGTAAGGCAAAACGTTTATCTTTGAGTTTTTCTACCAGCTGTTCTTTAAGATCGTCAGCAATGTCATTTATACGTCTAGCAACAGTGTCATTTGACAGAGggatagtttttatttttgcagcaaTTGCATCATCCAGCATGACAGAGACCATGTCTAATACTGCAGGCAGTATCAGCTCTTCTGCTATGGTGTGGGGTTTTTTGCACTGAGCAATTTGGTACGCCACCTCATATGATGCCAACAACGCTCGCTGGTTTACTGAAGTAGCAGTCAGAAAGCGGGATGATTGCTGGCAATATTCAACACGTTTTCGCTGAAAAACTCAAGCGGCTTATCAGCGTGATTAGGGTGTAATGTCTTTAAGTGACGCCTTAATTTATTTGGCTTTATGCTGTCCGCTGCCAACATTTTTAGACACAGTAAGCACACCGGTCTTTCCTCGTCTCCCACCGTAGTCATAGTGAAGCCAAGCGCTACATACGCTTCGTCATATTTCCTCGTTTTAGCTTTCGGGAGACTTTCGTTTGTCTCTTTATCTTCTTATTTCTCCGCATGTCTTCTCATCCCTGTTAAAAATTTTTTCATGATGTCACTTGAGGGTCTGCTACACTTCGTGTCTACACTTCATACTCATACTTTGTACTGTGTGCCAAGCGCGCATGCTCAGTGCAAACAAAACCCCTACACCACCGAGCAAATGCTCCCTGCGCACACTCTGCCAATGACAGTGCCACTACTCCTTAATGTAGTGGAGTGGTATTGCACTTTATtctagaacagtaaaaaaaaatcaaaatagaaaaataaaaaagcatgttccccgaggtcaaacgcccCTTGACGCGAGCCACGCCCCTGGGCATCcctatttgagaagcactgctctaTACTATCCAGGGGTTGATGGTTTCCCCCTTACTGGTACTAGTACTTAATAAATCATGGTTCCCCCTTTCAAAGTATATTTTTGAAGTTTAAGAGTTAAGTGCCAAAGACAGCCAATCACAGATATAGTATTTTTAACCAAAGACTGGACTCATCAACAAAGAACAATCCTGAGTCTAAACTGTGAGGAGAGCATTACAAGGTTCATAAACCAATTTTTTGCCTTTGATTACATCACTGGAAGAAATGCTGTATATTGCTATCCCATTATGTTGTAAAATGACAGAAAGCTATCATGACATACCTTAAGTGCATTAATAAGTGAAGAAACAGATAAATGAATGGCCACATGTGATGTCTGCTCTTCAACTGATTTCCACCTAGCATccccagcgtttgtgtgtcagcttttatccctccagatcagagaatgtccagttttattgcctcaaaacaccactcacatctacagttatttccagtttcaaataaaaactaacagcgtcagatgcctagggcagtagtatgtatcgtgatcatgactgagagaataaaagtgaaaaaaaaggtaacttttacaagtcctataaatgtacaccatctgttacagatgcaaaccaaatgtatgtgtgtactgtataatattaacaataagaacagctcactactgaaaatggcaaatataggaggcagtcgggatcgaactggggactcttggttacaagtcagcaaatcttaccactatgctacagaagctgttgtcttgtctttgaaccttttgtgaaagtgtttatttgatctttgaacttcaggcttcatacattatatagtttgtgccaacattttgtcatttactactaaaatatgacaaacatttctgttttaaaaatgtgtttacacggagtattgtagaaacggaacacacatgaaatgcatgtggtcGAAATACCAATCTATTATTTcgactctaaaactccagcacttcagtCCCAGATAaccaaggcatgagctggaagaactttgtgCAGCTCTGCAGCGGTGGTGGAAtagaatagtaggctgcttgctgcttgtctttatcagcacatttacaaaacaaaagacgctggcgagaggtgcgaacggatttaaggtgagccagatctacaagttttttcgtaggctctggtaattctagtgttaatagaagACGAAGACAGAATTTAAACTTCTAGCCAACAACACCACAAAACACACTACctttaatatttatgaaaatgtgttaataaATCAAAAAAGGAGAAACACAAAATAGGCAAGgctgaaaaaatgaacaaaaatacacATATTAATCCAGTATCTTCATTTCTTCAGACTACTAACTGACCCAAAATCAGTTTATTTCATGATCTACTTCCTACCTAAttgtaattgattttattgcatgtTAGAGATGGCTGTAACTTAATTGTAACAAGGTTATTCCAAGTAAACAGTATAACCAGATGAGGCAAACTGTTAATTATTAATACTAGCAAATTCCCTTTATCTTATTTACTCTTTACTTTAAGGTACAACTTAATCTAAGATTAATTTTAATCCATAAATCTGACTTGTTGTGGTTAATGTTAATGTGGCACTGAAGGCACACTCAAACGTAAACTACAAAGCATGCAATTAGATAGTTGTAAAAGTAAGTTTACAAAAACTTCCAGGGCATGTCATGTGTGACAGCAATAAGCAAACTATTTTTGagtgttttttaatcttttttctggGATTTTCAGAGAAGCTTTTGTATAggttgtgagaaattgttttgaGATGATTGTTGTGTCTCCAAAATGTCTTCTATGACTTTATTGCTTTTTACCCTGGCAATCACAATGCTGATGAGTAGGTGTCAAGAGTAATTGCCCAAAGAATTAAAGCCTTTATTGGAATACTTTGTGCATTTGGTGCAAGTAGAGGAAGAACATAATCTATTGCTTCTGCTTGTGATGAAGATCCTTCCCTTTACCCAACCATTTTCAAAACAGCTACGAGTATTGGTTCTTTTTAAGAAATCTTGCAATTTATTATAACTAATAACCATGAAACTGTAGAGAAATGAAGATCAGAGTATAAATTAACAACAATAAAAGAGGTTTGGAAAATATTTactcatgaaattaaaaaaaaacttcagtacTCAAAGGACATATTTATGTGGACAAACAATTCATGGAAGGTTACCAGAAAATTTCAGCTCtagaagaaacaaaggaaagtGTAGGACTACATATGGCACAAGGACTGAGAAAGGATATGAAATCAACTGTGTTCATTTCTTCTCATCTCTTCAGTAGAACTAGCCAAggagttggaaaaacaaaagaaaataattcttGGTACAATAAGATAACAGAAAAGTCTTGCTGAATCAACTAGTACTTCTAAATAAATACTTGGCATGAGAGTGCTCCCATTCAGTTACAGGACTATTTTGCAAACAGATTGGGATGTGTTTGAACAACAAGAATTAGGAGAATATATAGATATACTTCTATTCTACATCAAGAACTGTGCTAATAATGTCACTGTCACAAACAGAATCTGGGAGTTTCAAAATCAGAAACCCTGAATGACAAAAGAAGTACAGACACTCTTCAAAAAATGCAACTTCGTCTTCAGGTCAGGTGAGAGGGTGTTATGCAACACAGCCAGATCTGATCTGAGGAAAGGTACCAAAGAAGCCAAAGAGGCCTATAGGAGGAaaatgaaagaccatctcactgAGGACATCCTATGGTGGGTGTGGCAAGGAATTCAACACATTGCAGACTACAGCAACCCCAGGTCTGTTGACTCCAACACCTTGCTGGCAGAGGAACTGAACCATTTCTTTGCCAGGTTTGAGGTAAGGTGCATGACCACACTGATCACACCAGTCCCCAGAACCCACACACTCACTCTGCACGAACCTGAGGTGAAACGTGTGCTTAGGACAGTGAACCCAAGGAAGGCCACTGCCCCTGATGGAATATCTGGGAAGATATTCAAAGCATGCGCTGACCAGCTTCATGAAGATTTTTAATCTTTCTCTGGCATCAGCCACTATTCTACTCTGCCTAAAATCATCAATCATGTACCTAAAAAATAGCCACAAAGAGCTTAAATGACTATAGACTGGTAGTAATGAAGTACTTTTAGAGATTGGTCTTACAGGACATTAAATCAACCAGCATCACTTTGCTTACAGATCAAACAGCTCCACAGAAGATGCCATTGCTACCGCTCTACATACTGCACTGAGCCATGTAGACCAAAGAGGGAGCTTTGTAAGGCTGCTATTCATATACCTCAGTTCAGCATCTAATACAATAATCCACAACATATTGGTAAGCAAGCTGACAGACTTAGGCCTTCCCTTCTCTACCTGcacctctaaggatttatgaaacattctgacctgtcattgtttacacacgtcttaaacaactattatcatacactgataatttctgtattatctatatctattatttattatttatttacttattatattacatatcttacacatcaatattgctgctacttgtttgtcctatctttgcacaatgtcttgtcttgtttgtgttttaattatacattttaaaatttttattctatttttaatttactatttgcacatcatgttgttacactttggaccctgagcttcgcaatttcgtctatctgtatacttttataTGGTttagatgacaataaagttcactttgactttgactttttgaCTGGGATAAATGACTTTCTGATTAACAACCCATAAAGGGTTAAACTTggccctcatctctcctcttccCTTTTGCTCAGCACAGGATCTCCACAAGGCTATGTGCTGAGCCCACTACTTTTTGTGCACATATGACTGCACCTCAGTCCTTCACCCATATACTATCATTAAATTTGTACTGTAGATGACACCACTGTAATAGGGCTCTTATTAGAAGGAGATGAGTCAGCCTACAGAGACGAAGTCCAGAGACTGACAAAATGGTGTTCAGTTAATAACTTAACACTGAATACCACAAAAACCAAATAACCCATTCTGAGAGTGCTCAGGAAAAACAAATTGGAGCAAAAACAATTGGTGGCTTTTTATTGTTCAACCATTGAGAGCATCCTGGTATACTGTATCACAGAATGGTATGCTGGATGCATAGAAACAGACAAGAAGGCTCTCCAGAGAGTCTTAAACACAGCACaaaaaatcacaggctgttgtctGACATCTCTGGAAGACATGGCCTGCTCCTGCTAAATCACCAGAGCCACAAACAATGCCCTTATCACCACCTGTTTGAACTGTTGCCCTCTGGTCAGCATTACAGATCTTTTAAAGTAAAGACCAATAGAtttagaaacagttttatccaacaacaataaatacattgaacaaaaataagcaaCTTAAGgtggtttaaattatttttgtcagtGCTGGGAAATAGGCTCATACATACTGCTACTGCACTCATGCAGCTATTCCCCAGTTAAAtggtattacagtaatccctcctcgattgcgggggttgcgttccacaaccccccgcgatagatgaaaatccgcgaagtagaaaccatatgtttgtatggttatttttatatattttaagcccttagaaactctcccacacggtttataaatattctctgcacagttatacagtaaaccctcgtttatcgcggttaatccgctccagacagatgaatgcatttccatgaagtaggattctttatttataaatgtaatatttttgcagttagagcatagaaaaccggtttacgaccttctaaatacgtttttttaacattattagagccctctagacatgaaataacaccctttagtcgaaagtttaaactgtgctccatgacaagacagagatgacagttctttctcacaattaaaagaatgcaaacatatcttcctcttcaaaggagtgctgtcaggagcagagaatgtcagagagggagagagagagagacagagagagaaaactaaacaatcaaaaatcaatacgagctgttgggcttttaagtaaacgaagcacagcaataaagc
This genomic window from Polypterus senegalus isolate Bchr_013 chromosome 4, ASM1683550v1, whole genome shotgun sequence contains:
- the LOC120528723 gene encoding zinc finger BED domain-containing protein 5-like — encoded protein: MVSVMLDDAIAAKIKTIPLSNDTVARRINDIADDLKEQLVEKLKDKRFALQFDEAIDSNKDCLFIAYVRFEMTNSLCEDLLFCKYIRDRATAEELFKMLDCFLTENGLKWENCIGVCSDGAQTMAGMRKGLRTLIKKASPNAEWTHCILHREALASRHLSSELSEVMTDIVEVVNLIKIRPLKTRVFSVICEEMGAEHQAVLFHSEARWLSRGKVLSRVFELREEIRMFLEQEHKYEVARKFSDENFLMKLAYLSDIFGKLNELNLQLQGKNQHLPQIPDKINSFTRKLAMWGRRLDEGNTVSFENLQEFVDTTDYDVTSVIPYFKQHISSLIGFFTKYFPKNSSQYDWVRDPFNAPAPNGFSLAEKEQFIEITSDSRLRLSFTSQTLSEFWLNVEKQYPLLGQRAVHILLPFATSYLCETGFSAVAALKSKYRSRLHIEKELRVAVSCFKPRFEKLCIAKRAHCSH